A genomic region of Oenanthe melanoleuca isolate GR-GAL-2019-014 chromosome 25, OMel1.0, whole genome shotgun sequence contains the following coding sequences:
- the LOC130262805 gene encoding beta-1,3-galactosyltransferase 2-like, with product MKLPPPCRLLLLPLAAALALLALHSQRPPPPPGATPAAPSPVSHRDANATPAPRPTRHPLQPPYPHPYRFLLNHPDKCRRRAPFLVLLVVTSPADLAARQAVRRTWGDESAVPGLSVLRLFLLGLHPRFGAELRPVLQEEDELHQDLIQQDFLDTYNNLTLKTLMGLEWVSRFCPNASYVMKADHDVFLNLEFLWRLLRPVRTDFLTGYVYRHTGPLRNRAYKWFVPRDVYPNDTYPPYCGGPAYVLSADLALRVFAVAQLLPVINMEDAFVGICLHALGVGVTDPPPGAFNMYRLDYDKCRFSRLVMVHHYWPQDLLRVWPHFRNDSIRCP from the coding sequence ATGAAGCTGCCCCCGCCGTGccgcctgctgctgctgccgctggcCGCGgcgctggccctgctggccctgcactcccagcgcccgccgccccctcccggCGCCACCCCCGCGGCCCCCAGCCCCGTTTCACACCGCGACGCCAACGCCACGCCGGCCCCGCGGCCCACGCGGCACCCGCTGCAGCCGCCGTACCCGCACCCGTACCGCTTCCTGCTCAACCACCCCGACAAGTGCCGGCGGCGGGCGCcgttcctggtgctgctggtggtcACCTCTCCGGCCGACCTGGCCGCCCGCCAGGCCGTGCGCCGCACCTGGGGCGACGAGAGCGCCGTGCCGGGGCTGAGCGTGCTGCGCCTcttcctgctggggctgcacccgCGCTTCGGCGCCGAGCTGCGCCcggtgctgcaggaggaggacGAGCTGCACCAGGACCTCATCCAGCAGGATTTCCTCGACACCTACAACAACCTGACGCTCAAGACGCTGATGGGGCTGGAGTGGGTGAGCCGCTTCTGCCCCAACGCCAGCTACGTGATGAAGGCCGACCACGACGTCTTCCTCAACCTGGAGTTCCTGTGGCGGCTGCTGCGGCCGGTCAGGACGGATTTCCTGACGGGCTACGTGTACCGGCACACGGGGCCGCTGCGGAACCGAGCCTACAAGTGGTTCGTGCCGCGGGACGTCTACCCCAACGACACGTACCCGCCGTACTGCGGCGGGCCGGCCTACGTGCTGTCGGCCGACCTGGCGCTGCGGGTGTTCGCCGTGGCGCAGCTGCTGCCCGTCATCAACATGGAGGACGCGTTCGTGGGCATCTGCCTGCACGCCCTGGGCGTTGGCGTCACCGACCCGCCGCCCGGCGCCTTCAACATGTACCGGCTGGACTACGACAAGTGCCGCTTCTCGCGGCTGGTGATGGTGCACCACTACTGGCCGCAGGACCTGCTGCGCGTGTGGCCGCACTTTCGGAACGACTCCATCAGGTGTCCTTAG